CCTGCAAGACTCGGATTACAAAAAAATACGGGCCGATCGTTATGCTTCTTTTGATACAGGTCATGGTGCATCATTTGAAGAACGAACACTGACCCTGGAGAACTTAAGGGATTTAGCTGTGGAATTAGGAGAACCAAAAACGATTAGCGGTAAGCAGGAGTATTTAGAAAATTTGGTCAATAGATATATATAGTTCTAAAAATATTTCTATATTAGGCGATCAAATTAAACCAATTACCAATACATGAATAATTATTTAAGCACAAAAGATTACATCGTTTTCCTGATATACTTTGTTATTGTAGCAGGTTATGGATTATGGGTGTATTATCGCAAGAAATCTGAATCTGTAGGCTCCAAAGACTATTTTTTGGCTGAGGGGTCATTGACTTGGTGGGCTATCGGAGCTTCACTTATTGCGTCCAATATTTCGGCCGAGCAATTTATCGGTATGAGCGGTTCCGGATTTAAGATGGGATTGGCTATTGCGACTTACGAGTGGATGGCTGCCATTACACTGATTGTCGTTGCGGTATTTTTTATCCCGGTATACTTAAAGAACAAGATCTTTACGATGCCACAGTTTCTCCATAAACGATATAATGGGACTGTTGCGATGATCATGGCCGTTTTCTGGTTATTGTTGTATGTTGTAGTTAATTTGACATCCATCCTCTATTTGGGAGCCATTGCGGTAAGTAGTATTTCCGGTATCAGTCTGGATGCCTGTATGTATGCAATTGCGATTTTTGCTGTGATCATTACATTGGGGGGAATGAAAGTAATCGGTTATACGGATATTATTCAGGTTTTCTTTTTGGTATTGGGTGGTTTGGCGACCACTTACCTAGCCTTGAACCTCGTTTCAGAGCACTATGGTGGATCAGGAGTATTGGAAGGCTATCACTTGATGACCGAAAAAGCTTCCGACCACTTTCATATGATTCTGGATCGTAAGAATGAGAACTATCTCGATTTACCGGGGCTAACCGTATTGATTGGCGGTATGTGGATAGTTAATTTGAATTACTGGGGATGTAATCAATACATCACGCAACGCGCGCTTGGAGCAGATTTGAAAACCGCGAGAAACGGTATCTTGTTTGCCGCATTTCTGAAGTTATTAATGCCTATCATTGTTGTGTT
The DNA window shown above is from Sphingobacterium thalpophilum and carries:
- a CDS encoding sodium/sugar symporter; protein product: MNNYLSTKDYIVFLIYFVIVAGYGLWVYYRKKSESVGSKDYFLAEGSLTWWAIGASLIASNISAEQFIGMSGSGFKMGLAIATYEWMAAITLIVVAVFFIPVYLKNKIFTMPQFLHKRYNGTVAMIMAVFWLLLYVVVNLTSILYLGAIAVSSISGISLDACMYAIAIFAVIITLGGMKVIGYTDIIQVFFLVLGGLATTYLALNLVSEHYGGSGVLEGYHLMTEKASDHFHMILDRKNENYLDLPGLTVLIGGMWIVNLNYWGCNQYITQRALGADLKTARNGILFAAFLKLLMPIIVVLPGIAAYVMWKDGLFQNEMMQHGEVNPDHAYPVLLNLLPAGLKGLSFAALTAAVVASLAGKANSIATIFSLDIYKKVFNTEASDKKLVNIGKLTVVVAMILGVLIAPHLGIDKKGGFQYIQEYTGFVSPGIFAMFILGFFWKKATSNAALFATIGGFIFSIIFKKLPDWVDLSFLSSTGFSVPNPTTGVYEIPFLDRMGFVFVICIIGMILISIIDNKRGVVPAGLEVDTTMFKPHRAFLVIALIVALLVTALYSIYW